A genomic region of Mycobacterium senriense contains the following coding sequences:
- a CDS encoding substrate-binding domain-containing protein codes for MGRHSAPDPDDFLDEPSHDDGVDEPSRGDEAGHRHRDAGDDEEADLYSDEGDYSGEGEYSDEGYYSDERRHPDDDGRFAAGDDLYAAEDSFEDSAADDYPEFPSRPAAASSQEPPASTPSLFRGGHRGLADRLGGHRSEGGRRGVSIGVIVALVAVVVVVGSVILWSFFGDALSKRSHTAAGRCTGGQETVAVVADPSIADSIQQFAESYNKSAGPIGDRCVVVSVKPANSDAVLNGFIGKWPAELGGQPALWIPGSSISAARLAGATAQKTVTESHSLVTSPVVLAIRPQLAPALSNQNWAALPGLQTNPNALAGSNLPAWGSLRLALPMNGNGDASFLAGEAVAAASVPPGAPVTQGTGAVRSLLSAQPKLADNSLNEAMNTLLKSGDPATAPVHAVVTTEQQLFQRGQSLPDAKGALGFWLPPGSAAVADYPTVLLSGSWVSREQASAASEFSRFMHKSDQLAKLAKAGFRVNGVKPPSSPVTDFPALPAALSVGDEPMRATLAEAMASPSSGQATTIMLDQSMPGQEGGKSRLANVIGTLQDKIKALPGTAVVGLWTFDGHEGRSEVASGPLSDAVNGQPRSAALTAALDKQYSSGGGAVSFTTLRMLYQDMQTNYHAGQTNSILLITAGPHTDQSLDGPGLQDFIRKSADPAKPIAVNVIDFGADPDRATWEAVAQLSGGGYQNLATSASPDLASAVNAFLS; via the coding sequence AGCCGACCTCTACTCGGACGAGGGTGACTATTCCGGCGAGGGTGAGTACTCGGACGAGGGCTATTACTCCGACGAACGTCGCCATCCCGACGATGACGGGCGCTTCGCGGCGGGCGACGATCTCTACGCGGCCGAGGATTCGTTCGAAGACAGCGCCGCTGACGATTACCCGGAGTTTCCGTCGCGCCCGGCTGCCGCCTCGAGCCAGGAGCCGCCGGCCTCCACACCGTCGCTCTTCCGGGGCGGGCATCGTGGGCTCGCCGATCGGCTGGGTGGTCACCGCAGCGAGGGCGGCCGCCGCGGCGTCAGCATCGGCGTGATCGTGGCGCTGGTTGCGGTCGTGGTCGTGGTGGGATCGGTCATCCTGTGGAGCTTCTTCGGTGACGCGCTGTCCAAGCGGTCGCACACGGCGGCGGGCCGCTGCACGGGCGGCCAGGAGACGGTGGCCGTCGTCGCAGACCCGTCGATCGCCGATTCCATTCAGCAATTCGCGGAAAGCTACAACAAATCCGCCGGGCCGATCGGTGACCGCTGCGTGGTGGTGAGCGTCAAGCCGGCCAACTCCGACGCCGTGCTGAACGGCTTCATCGGCAAGTGGCCGGCGGAGCTGGGCGGCCAACCGGCGCTGTGGATTCCGGGCAGCTCGATCTCGGCCGCGCGGCTCGCCGGGGCGACGGCCCAGAAGACCGTCACCGAGAGCCATTCGCTGGTCACCTCGCCGGTGGTGCTGGCCATCCGCCCCCAACTCGCCCCGGCCCTGTCCAACCAGAACTGGGCGGCACTGCCCGGGCTGCAAACCAACCCGAATGCGTTGGCCGGGTCGAACCTACCCGCGTGGGGCTCGCTGCGCCTGGCGCTGCCGATGAACGGCAACGGGGACGCATCGTTTCTGGCCGGAGAGGCGGTGGCGGCCGCATCGGTCCCGCCCGGCGCCCCGGTGACGCAGGGCACCGGCGCGGTGCGCAGCCTGCTGAGCGCCCAACCCAAGCTGGCCGACAACTCGCTCAACGAGGCGATGAACACGCTGCTGAAGTCCGGCGACCCCGCGACCGCGCCCGTGCACGCGGTCGTCACCACCGAGCAGCAGCTGTTCCAGCGCGGCCAATCGTTGCCAGACGCCAAGGGCGCCTTGGGGTTCTGGCTGCCGCCCGGCTCTGCCGCGGTGGCCGACTACCCCACCGTGCTGCTCAGTGGCTCCTGGGTCAGCCGGGAGCAGGCCTCGGCGGCAAGTGAGTTCTCGCGTTTCATGCACAAGTCCGATCAGCTGGCCAAGCTGGCGAAGGCCGGCTTCCGCGTCAACGGGGTCAAACCGCCCAGCAGTCCGGTCACCGACTTCCCCGCGTTGCCGGCCGCGCTGTCGGTTGGCGATGAGCCGATGCGGGCCACCCTCGCCGAGGCGATGGCGAGCCCGTCGAGCGGACAGGCCACGACCATCATGCTCGACCAGTCGATGCCCGGCCAGGAAGGCGGAAAGTCCCGGCTGGCCAACGTGATCGGGACGCTGCAGGACAAGATCAAGGCGCTGCCCGGCACGGCGGTGGTTGGGCTGTGGACGTTCGACGGCCACGAGGGCCGCTCCGAGGTGGCGAGCGGGCCGCTGTCCGACGCGGTCAACGGCCAGCCGCGTTCGGCGGCGCTGACCGCCGCACTGGACAAGCAGTACTCGTCGGGCGGCGGCGCGGTGTCCTTCACCACGCTGCGGATGCTCTACCAAGATATGCAGACTAACTACCATGCGGGACAGACCAATTCGATCCTGCTGATCACCGCGGGACCGCACACCGACCAGTCACTGGACGGGCCGGGGCTGCAGGACTTCATCCGCAAGAGCGCCGATCCGGCCAAACCCATCGCGGTGAATGTCATCGACTTCGGAGCCGACCCGGACCGGGCAACGTGGGAAGCGGTCGCCCAGCTCAGCGGCGGCGGCTATCAGAACCTGGCGACGTCGGCGTCCCCCGATCTCGCGTCGGCGGTCAACGCCTTCCTGAGCTGA
- a CDS encoding haloalkane dehalogenase, which translates to MSIDFTPDPTLYPFQSRWFDSSQGRIHYIDEGDGPSILLCHGNPTWSFLYRNVVIALRDKFRCIAPDYLGFGLSDRPAGFGYKVDQHARVVGELVDHLGLAGYLTMGQDWGGPIGMAVAVERAERVRGVVLGNTWFWPADVLTTKIFSRVMGSPPLQYAILRHNFFVERLVPAGTQHRPSDAVMEHYRAVQPTPEARRGVAEMPKQILAAHPLLARLAREVPAKLGAKPALFVWGMKDFAFRPGPTLPRLRAAFPDHVLVELPDAKHFIQEDAPDQIAAAIIDRFG; encoded by the coding sequence ATGAGCATCGATTTCACGCCGGACCCCACCCTGTACCCGTTTCAATCCCGCTGGTTCGACAGCTCGCAGGGGCGCATCCACTACATCGACGAAGGTGACGGCCCGTCGATCCTGCTGTGTCACGGGAACCCGACATGGAGCTTTCTGTATCGCAACGTCGTCATCGCGTTGCGCGACAAGTTCCGTTGCATCGCACCGGATTACCTGGGTTTCGGCCTCTCGGATCGACCCGCGGGGTTCGGTTACAAGGTGGACCAGCACGCCCGGGTGGTCGGCGAGTTGGTCGATCATCTGGGCCTCGCCGGCTACCTCACGATGGGTCAGGACTGGGGTGGCCCCATCGGCATGGCGGTCGCGGTGGAGCGCGCCGAGCGGGTCCGCGGCGTCGTCCTGGGCAACACCTGGTTCTGGCCGGCGGACGTGCTGACCACCAAGATCTTCAGCCGGGTGATGGGCAGCCCGCCGCTGCAGTACGCGATCCTGCGCCACAATTTCTTCGTCGAGCGCCTCGTTCCAGCGGGAACCCAGCACCGCCCCAGCGACGCGGTGATGGAGCACTATCGGGCCGTGCAGCCCACCCCCGAGGCGCGCAGGGGTGTCGCCGAGATGCCCAAGCAGATCTTGGCCGCCCATCCCCTGCTGGCGCGGCTCGCCCGGGAGGTGCCGGCCAAGCTAGGCGCCAAACCCGCCCTGTTCGTTTGGGGCATGAAGGACTTCGCCTTCAGGCCCGGCCCTACCCTCCCGCGGCTGCGCGCGGCCTTTCCCGACCATGTCCTCGTCGAACTGCCCGACGCCAAGCACTTCATCCAAGAGGACGCACCGGATCAGATCGCCGCGGCGATCATCGATCGGTTCGGCTGA
- the gcvP gene encoding aminomethyl-transferring glycine dehydrogenase, with product MSDQFTFAARHIGPDGQAVAAMLAVIGVDSLDELAAKALPAGILDRLTAGGAAPGLDQLPPAATETEALSELRSLAEANTVAVSMIGQGYYDTLTPPVLLRNILENPAWYTAYTPYQPEISQGRLEALLNFQTMVADLTGLEVANASMLDEGTAAAEAMTLMHRAARGKATRLAVDADVFAQTAAILATRAKPLGIEIVTADLRDGLPDGDFFGVIAQLPGASGRVTDWTGLVEQAHDRGALVAIGADLLAMTLITPPGEIGADVAFGTTQRFGVPMGFGGPHAGYLAVHANHARQLPGRLVGVSLDADGTPAYRLALQTREQHIRRDKATSNICTAQVLLAVMAAMYASYHGAEGLTAIARRVHGYAEAIAAALGDALVHDTYFDTVLARVPGRAAEVIAAAKAHGINLWQVDDDHVSVACDEVTTGEHVAAVLEAFGLHATGQVGAGAGIITRTSEFLTHPAFTQYRTETAMMRYLRALADKDIALDRSMIPLGSCTMKLNAAAEMEPITWPEFARQHPFAPASDTPGLRRLIADLETWLVQITGYDAVSLQPNAGSQGEYAGLLAIHDYHASRGEPHRDICLIPSSAHGTNAASAALAGMRVVVVACLDNGDVDLDDLRAKVSEHAERLSTLMITYPSTHGVYEHDIAEICAAVHDAGGQVYVDGANLNALVGLARPGKFGGDVSHLNLHKTFCIPHGGGGPGVGPVAVRSHLAPFLPGHPHAPELPQGHPVSAAPYGSASILPISWAYIRMMGADGLRAASLTAIASANYIARRLDEYFPVLYTGENGMVAHECILDLRGITKSTGVTVDDVAKRLADYGFHAPTMSFPVAGTLMVEPTESETLTEVDAFCDAMIAIRGEIDQVGAGEWTVDDNPLRGAPHTAECLVVSDWDHPYTRERAAYPLGKEFRPKVWPPVRRIDGAYGDRNLVCSCPPVEAFA from the coding sequence GTGTCCGATCAATTCACTTTCGCGGCTCGGCACATCGGCCCGGACGGCCAGGCTGTGGCGGCCATGCTCGCCGTCATCGGCGTCGACTCGCTCGACGAGCTGGCCGCCAAGGCGCTTCCGGCCGGCATCCTGGACCGGCTCACCGCCGGTGGCGCCGCGCCCGGTCTCGACCAGCTGCCGCCGGCCGCCACTGAGACCGAGGCGCTATCCGAGCTGCGGTCATTGGCCGAGGCCAACACGGTGGCCGTGTCCATGATCGGGCAGGGCTACTACGACACGCTCACGCCGCCGGTGTTGCTGCGCAACATCTTGGAGAACCCGGCTTGGTACACGGCCTACACGCCGTACCAGCCCGAGATCAGCCAGGGCCGGCTCGAGGCGCTGCTGAATTTCCAGACCATGGTCGCCGACCTGACCGGCCTTGAGGTCGCCAACGCCTCGATGCTCGACGAGGGTACCGCGGCGGCCGAGGCCATGACGTTGATGCACCGCGCGGCGCGTGGAAAGGCCACCCGCCTGGCGGTGGACGCCGACGTCTTCGCCCAGACCGCGGCCATCCTGGCCACCCGGGCGAAGCCGCTGGGCATCGAGATCGTGACCGCCGACCTGCGCGACGGGCTGCCGGACGGCGACTTCTTCGGCGTCATCGCACAGCTGCCCGGGGCCAGTGGTCGGGTCACCGACTGGACGGGCCTGGTGGAGCAGGCGCACGACCGGGGCGCGCTGGTTGCCATCGGCGCCGACCTGCTCGCCATGACGCTGATCACGCCGCCCGGTGAGATCGGCGCCGACGTCGCCTTCGGCACCACCCAAAGATTCGGTGTGCCAATGGGATTCGGTGGACCGCACGCCGGCTACCTGGCGGTGCATGCCAACCACGCGCGTCAGCTGCCCGGCCGGCTGGTGGGTGTGTCGCTGGACGCCGACGGGACGCCGGCCTACCGGCTGGCGTTGCAGACGCGCGAGCAGCACATTCGCCGTGACAAGGCGACCAGCAACATCTGTACCGCGCAGGTGCTGCTGGCCGTGATGGCGGCGATGTACGCCAGCTACCACGGCGCCGAGGGGCTGACCGCGATCGCGCGCCGGGTGCACGGTTACGCCGAGGCGATCGCCGCCGCCCTCGGCGATGCGTTGGTGCACGACACGTACTTCGACACCGTGCTGGCCCGGGTGCCCGGACGCGCCGCCGAGGTGATCGCCGCGGCCAAAGCGCACGGCATCAACCTCTGGCAGGTCGACGACGACCACGTGTCGGTGGCCTGCGACGAGGTCACCACCGGCGAGCACGTCGCCGCCGTGCTCGAGGCCTTCGGACTGCACGCCACTGGGCAGGTCGGTGCCGGTGCCGGCATCATCACCCGCACCTCGGAGTTCCTCACCCATCCCGCGTTCACCCAGTACCGCACCGAGACCGCAATGATGCGCTACCTGCGCGCGCTGGCCGACAAAGACATTGCCTTGGACCGCAGCATGATTCCGCTGGGTTCGTGCACCATGAAGCTGAACGCCGCCGCGGAGATGGAGCCCATCACCTGGCCCGAGTTCGCCCGCCAGCACCCCTTCGCGCCGGCGTCGGACACCCCCGGGCTGCGGCGTCTGATCGCCGACCTGGAGACCTGGCTGGTGCAGATCACCGGCTACGACGCCGTCTCCCTGCAACCCAACGCCGGGTCGCAGGGCGAGTACGCCGGCCTGCTGGCCATTCACGACTACCACGCCAGCCGCGGCGAACCGCACCGCGACATCTGCCTCATCCCGTCCAGTGCGCACGGCACCAACGCGGCATCGGCGGCGCTGGCCGGGATGCGGGTGGTGGTGGTGGCCTGCCTGGACAACGGCGACGTCGACCTCGACGACCTGCGGGCCAAGGTCAGCGAACACGCCGAGCGGCTGTCGACGCTGATGATCACCTATCCGTCCACGCACGGCGTGTACGAGCACGACATCGCCGAGATCTGTGCGGCCGTGCACGACGCCGGCGGCCAGGTGTACGTCGACGGCGCCAATCTCAACGCCCTGGTCGGCCTGGCGCGGCCGGGCAAGTTCGGCGGCGACGTCAGCCACCTGAACCTGCACAAAACGTTCTGCATCCCGCACGGCGGTGGTGGACCCGGCGTCGGGCCGGTGGCGGTGCGGTCGCATCTGGCGCCGTTCCTGCCGGGGCACCCGCACGCCCCCGAGCTGCCCCAGGGGCATCCGGTGTCCGCGGCGCCCTACGGCTCGGCCTCGATCCTGCCGATCAGCTGGGCCTACATCAGGATGATGGGCGCCGACGGCCTGCGCGCGGCATCGCTGACCGCGATCGCGTCGGCCAACTACATCGCCCGCCGCCTCGACGAGTACTTCCCGGTGCTCTACACGGGTGAGAACGGCATGGTCGCCCACGAGTGCATCCTGGATCTGCGTGGCATCACCAAGTCCACCGGCGTCACGGTCGACGACGTGGCGAAGCGCTTGGCGGACTACGGTTTTCACGCCCCTACCATGAGTTTCCCGGTGGCCGGCACGCTGATGGTGGAACCCACCGAGAGCGAGACCCTGACCGAAGTCGACGCGTTCTGCGACGCCATGATCGCCATCCGCGGCGAGATCGACCAGGTGGGTGCGGGGGAGTGGACCGTCGACGACAACCCGCTGCGGGGTGCACCGCATACGGCCGAATGCCTGGTGGTCAGCGACTGGGACCATCCGTACACCCGGGAGCGGGCCGCCTATCCGCTGGGCAAGGAGTTCCGGCCCAAGGTGTGGCCGCCGGTGCGTCGCATCGACGGCGCCTACGGCGACCGCAACCTGGTCTGCTCGTGTCCGCCGGTGGAGGCGTTCGCCTAG
- a CDS encoding MerR family transcriptional regulator translates to MSEQPRQEQLNLADSGSPAASDRPVTVASAPVQPGLFPDDSVPDELVGYRGPSACQIAGITYRQLDYWARTSLVVPSIRSAAGSGSQRLYSFKDILVLKIVKRLLDTGISLHNIRVAVDHLRQRGVQDLANITLFSDGTTVYECTSAEEVVDLLQGGQGVFGIAVSGAMRELTGVIADFPGERADGGESIAEPEDELASRRKHRDRKIG, encoded by the coding sequence GTGAGCGAGCAGCCACGCCAAGAGCAGCTCAACTTAGCCGACAGCGGTAGCCCGGCGGCCAGTGACCGCCCCGTCACCGTAGCCAGCGCACCCGTGCAGCCGGGGCTTTTCCCGGACGACTCCGTGCCCGACGAGCTGGTCGGCTACCGCGGTCCGAGCGCCTGCCAGATCGCCGGCATCACGTACCGGCAGCTGGACTACTGGGCACGCACCTCGCTGGTGGTCCCGTCGATCCGCAGCGCGGCCGGCTCCGGCAGCCAGCGGCTCTACTCGTTCAAGGACATCCTCGTCCTCAAGATCGTCAAGCGGTTGCTGGACACCGGGATCTCGTTGCACAACATCCGCGTCGCGGTCGATCACCTGCGTCAGCGCGGTGTCCAGGATCTGGCCAACATCACCCTGTTCTCCGACGGCACCACCGTTTACGAGTGCACGTCGGCCGAAGAGGTCGTCGACCTGCTGCAGGGCGGGCAGGGCGTCTTCGGCATCGCGGTCTCGGGCGCCATGCGCGAGCTGACCGGCGTCATCGCGGACTTCCCCGGTGAGCGGGCCGACGGCGGCGAGTCGATCGCCGAGCCCGAGGACGAGCTGGCGTCCCGGCGCAAGCACCGCGACCGCAAAATCGGCTGA
- a CDS encoding bifunctional nuclease family protein yields MGEVRVVGIRVEQPQNQPVLLLRETNGDRYLPIWIGQSEAAAIALEQQGVEPPRPLTHDLIRDVIAALGHSLKEVRIVDLQEGTFYADLVFDRNITVSARPSDSVAIALRVGVPIYVEEGVLAQAGLLIPDETDEEGGTAVREDEVEKFKEFLDSVSPDDFKAT; encoded by the coding sequence ATGGGTGAAGTTCGTGTTGTCGGCATTCGCGTAGAGCAGCCGCAGAACCAGCCGGTGTTGTTGCTGCGCGAAACCAACGGTGACCGTTACCTTCCGATCTGGATCGGTCAGTCGGAGGCCGCCGCCATCGCCCTCGAGCAGCAAGGCGTTGAGCCCCCGCGCCCGTTGACGCACGATCTGATCAGGGATGTCATTGCCGCGCTTGGGCATTCGCTGAAAGAGGTGCGGATCGTCGATCTGCAAGAGGGCACTTTCTACGCTGACCTGGTGTTCGACCGCAACATCACCGTGTCGGCGCGGCCCTCGGACTCGGTGGCGATCGCGTTGCGTGTCGGCGTTCCGATCTATGTCGAAGAAGGCGTGCTTGCCCAGGCCGGCCTGCTGATTCCCGACGAGACCGACGAGGAAGGTGGCACCGCCGTCCGGGAGGACGAGGTGGAGAAGTTCAAAGAATTTCTCGACAGCGTGTCCCCGGACGATTTCAAAGCCACCTAG
- the ftsR gene encoding transcriptional regulator FtsR: protein MSAPDSSALAGMSIGAVLELLRPDFPDVTISKIRFLEAEGLVTPQRAASGYRRFTAYDCARLRFILTAQRDHYLPLKVIRAQLDAQPDGELPPVKGPYSVPRLVSVAGTGEATGADVRSDTSAVAPSHVRLSREELLNRAGVADDLLIALLKAGVITTGPAGFFDEHAVVILQCARALSDYGVEPRHLRAFRSAADRQSDLIAQIAGPVVKAGKAGARDRADDLAREVAALAITLHTSLIKSAVRDVLDR, encoded by the coding sequence GTGAGCGCACCCGATAGCTCGGCACTGGCCGGGATGTCGATTGGGGCGGTCCTGGAACTGCTGAGGCCGGACTTCCCCGATGTCACCATCTCCAAGATCCGCTTCTTGGAGGCCGAGGGGCTGGTGACGCCGCAGCGGGCCGCGTCGGGGTATCGAAGGTTCACCGCGTACGACTGCGCGCGGTTGCGGTTCATCCTTACCGCGCAACGTGATCACTACCTGCCGCTGAAGGTCATCAGGGCGCAACTGGACGCCCAGCCCGACGGTGAGCTGCCGCCCGTCAAGGGTCCGTATTCCGTCCCGCGGCTGGTCTCCGTGGCGGGCACCGGGGAAGCCACCGGGGCGGACGTGCGCTCCGACACCTCGGCAGTGGCCCCCAGCCACGTGCGGCTGAGCCGCGAAGAGCTGCTCAACCGCGCGGGCGTGGCGGACGACCTGCTGATCGCGCTCCTCAAGGCCGGAGTCATCACCACCGGGCCGGCCGGTTTTTTCGACGAGCACGCCGTCGTCATCCTGCAGTGCGCGCGGGCACTGTCGGATTACGGTGTCGAGCCGCGGCATCTGCGCGCTTTCCGCTCGGCCGCCGATCGCCAGTCGGACCTGATCGCCCAAATCGCCGGGCCGGTAGTCAAAGCCGGCAAGGCCGGTGCGCGCGACCGCGCAGACGATTTGGCGCGCGAAGTCGCGGCGCTCGCGATCACGTTGCACACGTCGCTGATCAAATCCGCCGTTCGCGACGTTCTGGATCGCTGA